The Rhinoderma darwinii isolate aRhiDar2 chromosome 11, aRhiDar2.hap1, whole genome shotgun sequence genome window below encodes:
- the LOC142662978 gene encoding uncharacterized protein LOC142662978, translating to MLKVSVSGEELGQISFETIYTSLFFVMDKGHITEKILNVTLEIIYLLTGEEYHNVPEGHHVGGTKVSSNPIKGNIHIKVENVDGGYKAYVWEDQRCNKEETSNNIYPEIFTFNIFTFAPTDGEDSKNILEGCLFLSPDCILDNGNITQGSPGENVTSPRVVSAGLSSDSSDHQECSSIRLSVNSPSTDRKDNNMFSCSECGKCFPLISYLNKHKKTHTEDKPFQCGQCGKCFRSGSKLRRHQRVHTGEKPYLCADCGKLFAHKLSLVNHRKTHTGEKPFSCTECGKCFSLKTYLTIHQRTHTGEKPFFCSDCRKCFAQKTSLNIQQKSHKSETKMTCSIVGEH from the exons ATGTTGAAGGTATCAGTGTCTGGAGAGGAGCTGGGTCAG ATCTCATTCGAAACCATCTACACGTCATTGTTCTTTGTGATGGATAAGGGACACATAACGGAGAAGATACTGAACGTCACCCTGGAGATAATCTACCTTCTTACCGGAGAG GAATATCACAACGTCCCAGAGGGTCATCACGTAGGTGGAACCAAAGTCTCGTCAAATCCCATAAAG GGAAACATTCATATTAAAGTTGAGAATGTAGACGGAGGATACAAGGCGTATGTGTGGGAGGATCAAAGGTGCAATAAGGAAGAAACTTCTAACAATATCTACCCAG AGATCTTTACATTTAACATCTTTACATTTGCTCCCACAGATGGAGAGGACAGCAAAAATATTTTGGAAGGATGTCTCTTTTTATCTCCAGACTGTATACTGGACAACGGCAACATCACTCAAGGTTCTCCAGGAGAAAACGTCACTTCTCCAAGGGTTGTTAGTGCAGGTTTATCATCCGATTCTTCTGACCACCAGGAATGTTCTTCTATTAGATTGAGCGTCAATTCACCTAGTACAGATCGTAAGGACAATAATATGTTTTCATGTTCtgagtgtgggaaatgttttccaCTAATATCCTATCTGAATAAACATAAGAAAACTCACACCGAGGATAAGCCATTCCAATGTGGACAATGCGGAAAATGCTTTCGAAGTGGATCAAAACTTAGAAGACACCAGAgggttcacacaggggagaaaccatatcTATGTGCTGATTGCGGGAAGCTCTTTGCTCATAAACTAAGTCTCGTCAACCATCGGAAAACCCACACAGGTGAGAAGCCATTCTCCTGCaccgaatgtgggaaatgtttttcatTGAAGACGTATCTGACCATCCATCAAAGGACGCACACTGGAGAGAAGCCATTTTTCTGCTCTGATTGTAGAAAATGTTTTGCACAGAAAACAAGTCTTAATATACAGcaaaaatcccacaaaagtgagacaaaaatgaCATGTTCAATTGTGGGAGAACATTGA